TTGCTAATTTCTATGAAATGTGGTAATCATTCTCATAAAATTCTAGTTTTGGGGTATATTTCATCCCAATCTGGTGAAAAGCATTAAGTGTTGTTTCAATACTAACCCAATAAGAGCATGGGGCTCCATTTTTCTGAATCTTGCTCCAGGTCTGAACTTGAAAATGAACTGTTCTACCTAAACCATTTTTGGAGGCTGCTAAGCCAAACAGAGATGTTCATTGAACAACAGTAAAAATGCATGTagacctcatttagcaaccgcatTTAGTAACTGCAATTGGGATCTGCACTCAGCTTAACTTCtaaaaaaattagtttttttattgctttcaaaataataacaaaaaagaagaaaaacaaaagataattATAATAGAAATACATtgtcagaaggagaaaaaaaacaaaaactgctttaacaaaaaaatgaaaaaatacaacagagaaaaaaaaggaaaaaaataatataatatataacagTAAACGGTtacaattttattaagtttaaagcaaagataaaaactacaaaaaggcaaaaaactacaaaaaaaacgcCAAATGAGAAACTCaagaaaaagtatatatatatgtatctaatgcaaatattattcaagtacatacagtatatatttctaatacacttacataattatccttttttttacctactgtattttgtataaatgagtcccatatttcattatacttgtccatataAAGTCTATGTCTACAGGCAATCCGCTCATAGATGGCAAGggtaatcaggtcttcagtccattgAGTGAATAGGGCTATAACTTTacctttccaatgctgcaatatcagtcttttggccagaGTAAGGGCagggagaatccatttacattgtccagttTTCAAATTCTGtgtactaggtatgtaattcaggagaatattgtaatgaatgcctattctaaaacactctcagactcatgagcaggaattcaaagatatctgatttattaaagactagtatgcaggatcacaaagaaagctgagaatgataaaagcgcgccaaatgcaaactaaaaaccctcagtgcaaatgagatccctgcccccgtagaatcttcccaagctcacaatcccaggtgctcctaacggcttctgatggtctgcgggaaaagtccttgaacagagcacataacccaaacacattccattgtaatgaacatagatacagagcttggtataaggtttcacagcagctccctcccaaacagaaagcaccatggcatgtgaaacattacgatgtacagtgcacattcattgaaacagtgaacatgacaaatatcctctgaaaattttatctTTTGTTGCACAGTCACATatgatccactactttctccccaaacttagtaagtataggacattataaaaacatgttttaaagaagcattatccttattacatcttCAACAAAATGCTGTCTTAGACAGACTTTTTCTATACAAATGTCCAATACattctaaatataattttttgttcCATAAGTCATAATTTGCGATGTTCCATTGACACTCCTGCTATAGAATTTAAGACACTCTCCCGTTATCTAGGCAATATTGGAACCTCTagttctttattccactcatatttaacatctgcaaatcaaattgatttattagtaataaatatttataaaagctaatagttttttacttttaaaggatttaacaagttgttctaatatctcaggtgtctcaagctgaaaatgctgctagtccaaacaatgttgttaacaaatgttgtaactgtaaatattgccattatCACCTTATCATATATACACTTATTCAAATGTTGAAAACGTTCATAAAACATAATAGGAGAATCTAAGTTAGGTCCTTAAACATTAACCATAGCTATTGCAGTTGCCATTTTagcacataaaaataaataacacccATTTGCATCAGTGCTAACCTATTGTATATCATATACTTTTTCGAACCAAAATGGCCACACCTTTAACTTTCATCAAAgtatctgtgaggtaaacctgtcccacccagttcTTCATTAATAGAGATTTATCCTGTTCCATTAAATGAGTTTCCTGTAGGTAAGCAATATCTGCCCTTAACAATTTTAAATATGCTAAgattacattttgtttcttagATTCTTGCAACCCTTTTACATTAAAACTAACTAACTTcatccattaattttattttggcccACTTAACAATATTGTGCCAGTACCACTTCATTTTATGACCAGTACCATTTAACAAATATCTAATACTAAACTTTTCtatgtttaaatatttaacatattttcTAGTATTGCCCACAGACGTAGAACCTCCATAAAAACTCAGTTTATCATTCAAATACCGTTCTATTATGTATTAGAACctatacttaaaaaaagaaaaatgtgattatgtgcaaaaaattgaaacaagaaaataacatggttaaagagattaaagaaaagaaaaaaaatcaaagaacttTGCAACCAAATGAGATGGCACaatggttttctctctctccttacaAATGAAAATTACAGAATAGTTTCAAACATTACTAATTAAAGGAGATAcactgtatgttaaaaataaacactAGAGTTGACAATCTGCCCAAACTTTCTATATTGGAATTATCCATAACCCAAAGCATGAAGGCTTTTAAAATAAGGCTTTTACAGCAGAGCTGTAGGCAAACTCAGACTTCTTCTGCAACAGATTCTGTGGAATGCAACACAATCAGGCTTGTCCATCAGCAGGTTTTAAAGGTAAGATAAAGGCCTCTGTATTCAGAGGATGATCAGATCTGTGAATCTGAACTTGATGATTAATGCAAAATATGGCGGGAAAACGCATGAAGTATTGAAGTATTCATCCAGCAAGACTTCGTGCTTTTGTAAACagctttctcttttctgaaaCTTCTTTAGTAAAATCAGGATAAATTGGTATTTTAAGTTTGGCTAGAACACCacttcaaaggagactttactgaTTCCTGGTGAAATATACGTAAAATCTCATCTCTTGTGGTAACAGGAAGGAATAGCACAATAATATTGGAACTAGTTCCAGTCTTTTTGTTAAAGGAATTTTAATCACATGGTCAATCTCAACTGGAAAATCCATTCCCAAAGGAAGGAGCTTTCTGAAAAAATTCTCCATAAATTCAGccaggtttcattttttttaataagatttttattaagtttaaagcaaagataaaaactacaaaaaataaaaaactacaaaaaaagctaaaaagtgagaagcacaagaaaaagaattttaaagattacatacagaatagacttccaactttcaacaagaatatacagcaatttccataatcccttactctgtcAGACAAAGatcacattatttatataaatcaaGCCATCACCACACATAGAAATCACTaaataattgctccttccccttacattaaaaaaaagaatgtataaatctctaaaccagcttccctcccctaaacacaacatttattcaattatttccttcctaacactattctatatgtttccactataataaaaatgaaattataaaaacatataaattatctgtggggtccttggtgctctctgagccttgttgtcttgcagacatttcattgccagactaggcaacatcttcagtgcaaagaggaagtgggccttgttctcggtttatataccgtggttgcCCTgcttgttctctccttgggaattctttgattgggctgttgtttgctgcttggttgattgcctgagttaatagttccttgattagggtgtattgtgctgtttgatggttcatctggtgttaatcctagtattgatttttgcttatctgggtgttgattgcttgcgaggaggtgtactggtcttttggcttttctattgtctcttttgaatggtatgtaaacattgtttacctctatgtattTGTtggtggctgctttgtctgagtgccaggcttccaggaattctctggcgtttctggatttggcttggtttaaaatgctcagtttcccagttgaaacgatggttgagtctgtccatgtgttgtgagattaaggagttctcatcgtgtcttttgactgctagttggtgtttgtggatgcacagttcaaccctgagctacaaatatccgCTTCGATTGGTACCACAAATTATCTGCTTTTATACTTAATAATGCAATCCTAACCCTATTAGACATAAAACCAAGCAAGCATTATTATACGTTATAGATACtgtataaatcttaaaaatcaaacaaacctttaaaaaagaccagtaaatcttaatccaaatcattacaaagatataaaatcataaaaaacctCATTGTCAATCCGATCCAGCATtgttaaatttttaccccacttcgaaataTATCAAGACATTTAtatatctccattttacacacaaggcatttttcatacagaaatcaaacagcccaactgccccccttaaaaacagacttctcagcaaaaaaactcccacaaaacagattctcttctctccaataacatttcctcagaaagccataacattcccccagaaaaacaactttctttGTAGTCTGCAGCTCAAACTatcgctttaaccccttcagcaccaaaatgtggTCTTCGCCTGGCATTGCTTGGATCTCACTAACAacagaaacatctccatctttgccaaaatcttcatcttcctctataacatcttcagccaagTGACAcagtttagaaataatatcttccccagtgtcctgaatattctgcagaatagcctgacaaaaatctgaaaagatctctttgaagtcTGCTTAATCTCACAAAAGGACTCTGAAAAAGTCTCCTTGatatcctccatgtctcaggcagtagaaTATGGTGCCCCCTGGATACTTGACTCaggcagataggagttaatgagttaatgaaaggCTTCCGACTGAAATTGACACAAAAGAAAGTATACTAACAAGCAGCTCCAAAAGAAAGttaacagaaagctgaagattcaaaatggcaaagtgtaggaaaatattcagttgttcaaattcagtacaaaaatagtagcaggaaggcaattatttattctcagtcatccttaatctttaaatgggaaacaagccaaaactttaaaaaaaattaatccagaaataacgataagcaccaagagagtccacttcttcttactgtagaaagccccTCTTGGGGTacatcaactttaaaaaaaaatgtaaattgggtgatttagaaatggggtggcccaacctactgtccctttaaggctacaaacgcggcttggaaatggtgatgtccccaccGCCTGTCATCTCTTACCGGATCATTGCGAACACTgagattctctggctgcaagatggTGTTCAGGAaagcaaatggggtgattccgagcTTTTTtccattcatgaaaaagctctgggctccaggaaaaagcctgTCGAGCCCCCAAAACACATGTTGTCAGCTCTGTGCGCAGCGCCCGTGaacacagctgctcagtcggccatgttcccaccagaagtccagttCAGCCAGGTATGATTGGCTCGGAGGGTTCTCAGTGGCAATCACAGGTAGATTCTTCCTACTGACTCATAATTTGTTTATTCAAAATATTATGACTGGCTTGAGTAATTATCTTGTGAGCATTTAACTGATCCTCATAACGagccatttttttcttgcatcaattttaaatcacatttaactCTGCCAGATCTTGTTGGATCGGCTTTAAGACTTGTACCTGAGCCACGATCTCTTTTAACAAGTTAGTAGAAGGATCTTCCTCCTCCACCTTACTTGGCTTGGCAGATAATGGCGCAGTTGAAATTAAGCCAGCCATTGAGTGTTTGGGTCTAGTTGCCATCCCGATAACTTGCtaaaaacaagataatatttaataaaaaggtTTATTTAACAGTGATCAAAGTCTTTGTCCACACAGTCCAATAATTCAGGAGTTTGAAAGCAGTTTAATCAGGCAAGAGATGTGCACTCACAGCATCATCCCAAACAGGAAGAAACTCAGCTTAATTTAGTTATCATTGAGCAgcacagttgctaagtgaaaaatcgtATGACCGCAACCGTGCTTATATTACACAGGACATGTCGTACTGACTGAATGTAACAGCGAACCCATGACTGAGAGAAAGATAcagcaaaggttgtaaatgcgggcattggttgcaaagttactttttaatcaccatcgtaacttcaagtACTGTAGTTACTGCCCAAGGCATTTGCtaactgaggattacctgtactctTGAAAAGCTAATTATATCTTAAGAAAGACTGTTTGTGATAAGGACTATGGCAAAAATTATCACCTACTAATACTGATGGAAAGTTGTTCTATTAAATCAAATGCTTCATTTTGACTTGacttgatctgatctgatctgatctgatttgatttgatttgatttgatttgatttattctcTACCTTTCTGTACTGGTGAGTCCTTGAGCACCTATTAGTtgaatctaaaaatataaatatatgtattccAAAATGTGTAAGTACATTGCATGTACTTCCTAGCTGTAGTATGTGGGCAACAATATGTTCACCTGCAagatagtctctagattagaatTCTTAGCTTGCCTTGGATATCATGAGCATgcttgaggaaaaaaatggtatttggTTGTGTCCATATGTGAAATTCTGCTAGGACCAGTAATCTAGAGGgctcttcctttctcttaaaaAGGAGTATGTGACAGCTTTACTTAACCAAAGCCATATTAGGTATCTGAGGTCAATATTTTGGCCCCTATCTAGTGACAACCATATGGAAGACTATGACTTGGAATATAAGAAGAGTAAGTGGTAAAAAGCACGAATtaccaaatgaaatgaaagaatgagGTGAAGATAGAAGAGAGTACAACAAGCAGATGAATgtcaaatgttaaataaatataactaaatatggggaaatggagaaattttacaACATGCAAATGCTGGAAGAAAGGTCTATTATGAGGATTGAATGATGAAGGAAATTGAAATGTCTGTGATTGTGGGCATGCTTCTCCTCAGCTTCTTATATGGAAGTAAAAGTCACCAATATGAAAGAATACACTAAGGTGGTTTGGTTGTGTAAAGAGAATGAAAGAGGGTCCAATTGTACAAGTATATGAGAAATGATTaaaggggtttatttatttatctaattaatttttattccgtctttattataaataactcaaggcagcaaacatgcctaatactccttcttcctcctattttccccacaacaacaaccctgtgaggtgagttgggtaaGAACAAAAGACAGTTTTGGTGGAAGTGGTATGGATAGCCAATATGGAAATAGTGGAAGCTAGAATGGTTGCAAGGATAGAAGAGGATGGAAAGATAATGTGAGTGGGGATAATGTAACTAGATTTAACTATAATTTCTGTTATCTCCTACCTTTAATGTCCTTGTTTAGTCTGTATTACTCCTTTTTTGTACTACGCACATTATACCTTAATCCAAAAATGAATAACATGAGTATgaattaaatatgaatatttgaagcaaaaaaaaaaagctgtttaatAAGACAATGCCATTCAGATCAATACCAATCGGTCCCTGTATCTGGAAAATGGAAGAGCACCTTCTAGTTAAATAAGGGACCTCTCTCTGCATGTGGATGTATACACGTGCAGGAAAAACATGTAGAGATTGTTAGTGAATGCAAAAgtgctttctcctttccttcagaAAGGAGCTGGCTGGTACCTTTTACCAGCCATCTCTCATTGCAAACATGGAGAAAGAGTGCCTCCTGCTTAGGTTTGGTATTGTAAAGAAGGCAATGTTAGGAATCCCTAACATCTGTAGCCAGCATAATATTGCATAACATTGCATATTCTTTTCAGATTAGTAATGAGCTTCTTTGGATAGATAGTTGAATTTattgaaacaaaaatgaacaagACGAAATATAGCTTCTGGGATATAGAATTCCCAGTTTGTAAATGATGTGTTTCCCTATTCACAACGTCTAGTTTCCAAGAGAGGTAACTTAAATaagatttttagattttttccAAAGATGGCATCCAAATGTTCTTTCTTTAATATTTGATGTCATATTGTAGAGATCTGCTAAGAAATGGTACAACATCTTTAAATTCTGTAAGATTTCTGAACATTCTGTATATTGTGTCTCTGTCTTCCAGTCCCTACAATGACTCCTCATCTGATATTTATGCTTGTGTAGGTGTGACTTTCCGACTAGTTCCAACATTTCCACTCCCAATAGCTTTAAATTTTACCCTAATACTTTTCCAGGTTTTTATTAAATGAAGTGTTTTGAGTTATTGAAAGTTTATTATCCAGTCAATATTTATCTTGTAGAAAAATGATCAAAAGTaatttttcaaaagaagaaaagtaaggGATTCCTAACATTGCCTTCTTTACAATACCAAACCTAAGCAGGAGGCACTCTTTCTCCATGTTTGCAATGAGAGATGGCTGGTAAAAGGTACCAGCCAGCTCCTTtctgaaggaaaggagaaagcacTTTTGCATTCACTAACAATCTCTACATGTTTTTCCTGCACGTGTATACATCCACATACAGAGAGAGGTCCCTTATTTAACTAGAAGGTGCTCTTCCATTTTCCAGATACAGGGACAGATTCCCAATATTAGGTCTAAAAGACATTTGAtgtaaaaatgcttttgaaatataaaaatgtcACTTTTGTTTCAGAATGTTGAATGTTTTGCATATGTTTTTAGAATTCTGACTTATTAAATGTTAACATGTACAGTACTAGACCACATCTGAATTCTCTTCTTGCCACAGTGGTGGTTCTGTTTATAATTTGTatgctgatgatgatgaagattcAGAAATATCTCCTTCCGGGCAACAGATTATTGAGAACTCcattacaatgaataaaatgaagCTGCTCAAGGCAAAGATGGAAAACATGAATCTTAATAAAAAGGTGAAGTCATAAAATGTAAAATCCTCACTGGATGTTagtgaagaaaattaaaaacctCTGTAAATAACTTGTTCAATAGCAGGTATTACCTCAATATACAGTACAATatccaaaataaatgtatttatataagcTGTACACAATCCATGTGTCACATTTTACCAATATAATGtatttttgctaagaaaactgcataaaTGTTTCAGGagactatttatttgtttatttatttttatcccacctttattatttttataaataacacaatgcggcgaacatacctaatactccttcctcctcctattttccccacaagaacaaccctgtgagattagttgggctgagagagagcaactggcccaaggtcacccagccagctttcacgcccaaggcaggactagaactctcagtctcctggtttctagcccggtgccttaaccactagaccaaactggctctcatttgttAGCCTAAAGAGTATTAAATATTGTGATATTAAATATTGTGATCATTCCAATCCAGAGTTTTTCCAACAGTATTTCCTGTTGGACAGGACAAATATATGGACAAATACCTtgtgagagactaagggcaaaaaaaaaagctcacttggTCAGgccattttctatcactagaacttTGTTTTTTGATCCAGGATATTTTTTACCTAATAACTTCAACAGCCTGAGAGTATTTGAAAAACCTGTACTAATTGGATAGAAATTACTGATTAGAATTACTGTTGAAAGGAaagcagtgttgttgttttttgcatcTAGATATTGAATAATATTTAAGTATTATGAAATCcctcaaaataaaatacaaaagaggGTTAATACTTCTATGCAGCCTTAAAAATTTGACGGATTAATACTTGGGGTCTGTAGTTGCGCTATAGTTAAAACTAAccattttcaattttttccaCAGCCTAAGATCAAAGTGAACCCCCATTCTCCAGTGGTTCTTCATCCATCTAGTGGCTCACTTGCAGCTGTTCATCATAATTTTCTACGAGCACTTCCTCATATTGGGCAGTCCTGTCTGACTCCTGAAAATTCACATAGCTCAGGAATATCTCAGAATGCTTTTTCAGCCTTAGCAAATACTGGTAAAAAAATGTCATCCATCACTAGTGACTTTCttaaagaaaatgacaaatgGGAGAGTATTTCACCATCTCAGTCAATTAACAGCATGACACTGCCTTCAAAAGTATCATGTGTGGAAAAGGAAGAGGCAAAACTTTCTGAAAACAATATAGTTCCTCAAGTCACAGCTCCACTCGTAAAattgggaaaaaatgcagaaaatggtgCATCATCTGATGAAAGATGTCCTTTCTTGTATCCAGATCTCACAAATGTAAATCTGTATACTACAGAAAAAAACGTTCTAGCAAACAAAGAAGCTTTTGCCTTGGTATCAGAAGCAAATTGCAGTGACTCATACCGCAAAATATCTGGAACAGAAGAAGGGAATACCGAGCTTCAGTTATCTCAGGAGCATCAGAATAAATCTATCACAAAAACTTTGACTTTTGCAACAGCAGATAATAGTATTTTTAACTCTCATGAGTTAAATCTTAAGAAAACACGCCTGTCTCCTCTTCATTGTTCAGCACAGATGGCACATTACAGTCCTCAGAAATCTCAAACACGCTCCAAATATTTTGAAGAAGCTAGCTTGAGGCCTACTGCTTCTCCAAACATTCTACGCTCATTGGAGGTGCACAGTATAGCAGATTCCTCTTATTCAAGAACTTCTAGATTTCATGGCATTGGCTTAGATTCGCCTAACAAAAGATCTGATATCCATTCCAAAGGGGAGGCAAGGGATATCGCAGAAGTAGCAATTAAGGCTTCTAAAGACCCTATTGTTTCTGTAAATAATATAGGATTGCTAAGTTCATTGACCCGAAGCACAAATAGAGATGGCTTACCGAGTTCCTGTGGCACGAGCAGGTTTCGGACTTCCGGTATTGCACTAACTACCAACTTTCAACATTTTCAAGAAGAAAGTTTTAGAATGGCTTCTCCTCCCAATGACATGCCTGGATACTTTTTAGTAAGTACTcatactttattaaaaaaaaaaaaagatgagatttGTGTATTTTACTTGTTGTAGGGTTGACTCTATATTGATCAAGAATCAAAATTGGCTACTTGAAAAAGCTCAATTATATCAGTATTCCTTAAATAAGCTTGAATTTTGGCTTTCAGGATTTAAGAATTGCCATCAATAAATGTTCTATTCCTAGATGTGttagttttttaaaacaattataatgcCTGTTCTCTCTGCAGCAGTTTTAGTCATAGTTTATTTTTACAGGCAGAAGGATTTGTAAATTATGTCTGGTTTTCTAGTGACTAGTTTGCTGTGGACTTAACTATATAAATATTCTTTCCCATAGAAGAATGGTAATATATTTCCAAAATGACTGAGACAGCCAGTTTCAGTGTTTTCATATTAAAACAGTCTGTCTGTATTCAAAATAGTTTACATTCAAGGGTTTTGTACATATTCATTAACTttgagttttatattttaaaaagttgataacATGCTCTATGTATTTATCCTATATTTAGCCAATATGTATATGTTCTGAACAGCATGACTCACTCATGGTTTCTCAGACATGTTTTTACTGAGGTTGAAGTATTTGGTATTTACTCCCAAATTATGAATAAGATAAGCAGACATTCTTCAGATGTCATTTAATAACAATTTCCAGATTATGCTCTCCCTCACACCTTGAGGGGAACAAAAACTTGAATGTTTTTTCTTCATACATAATCTGACCATAGAATTTTATGAAAGCATCCTTTCACAGAACCTGTACATACGTTTTCTCTTTATGTGATTATAAGATCACATGCAAGAGAGCAGAGTTTTATCCTCTGGCAGACTATTTCTTGGCACTTGCCTTCACTGTCCTTCCATTGGCACAAAGCCTTTAAAGAAGCCTGCAAAATTCAAATGCCCTCTCCTTGTGTGAGAAGAAGGATCCAGTAAGGTTGTGAGAAAGGGGGCAATCTCCTGCCCTACCTTCCCCCAAGAATGCAAAAGTCAGAAAGGAAAATGACTAGAGAGTCATTTTTAAGAGAGTAAAGCAGAAAAACTTTCTAATGCATCAACACAGAAAAGTTCACATAGTCCCAGTGTCCAAAAATACGACTGGAATGGAAGATAGAAATGGCTTCATCATTAAAAACCAGCAATTCAGACTGCTCAGAATTAGAAGCCAATTACACTAAGATAACTCCACAATAAAATAACCTGATTGCCAGTCAGGTAACTGCAAGAGATGATTCAATTAAGTTCATATTACTGATGTTGtagagcagtttaaaaaaaattacaatgtaaAGCAACATGGCAGAAAGAAACACAATGTAGAAAATGCATGCCTGCATCATTTcctttcctccttgtcctgctgcaAGTGGTAATTGCCAGCATTGCCACTGTTACAAAAGGTGGCATAGTATGGTGAGTGATGAAGAAGAGAATGCGAGAATTAGTGAAAGGTGAGGATCAGCAACAGCATGGAGAGGCTGCAGgtggggaagccagaaggaagaggaaaggccAGGAAAAGGTCACAGCTGGATGGGGAAGGGGCAGAAGAGCCAGAGATAGTGTCAGCAGCCCCCTTCAACCAGCAGCAGCCATGGCAGTTAAGCCCGTTGATTCAAGCCAGCAACACAAGGAGCAACTGCATCAGCCCAGCAATGGAAGCACCAGCCCAGCAGCAGAGAGGCAACAGCAACACAGCCACAGCCCAGCAGTAGCCAGAAACACAAGTCAGCAGGATCAGCTCTCAGCAGCAGCCCAGCACTGCCACTAGCAGTAAC
The Candoia aspera isolate rCanAsp1 chromosome 5, rCanAsp1.hap2, whole genome shotgun sequence genome window above contains:
- the ZFAND4 gene encoding AN1-type zinc finger protein 4 isoform X4, which translates into the protein MASKKEPPFFNEDNVGSCHCKLTFYETMELFIETLTGTCFELRVSPFETVISVKAKIQRLEGIPVSQQHLIWNNVELEDDYSLNDYHISEGCTLKLILAMRGGPINTKRVPLEDPIKEIAEYMGPCRDDVWEKVPSSKHVTFLVYQEGDQLNFFRVVDRGDGTLTPLSESLSGGSVYNLYADDDEDSEISPSGQQIIENSITMNKMKLLKAKMENMNLNKKPKIKVNPHSPVVLHPSSGSLAAVHHNFLRALPHIGQSCLTPENSHSSGISQNAFSALANTGKKMSSITSDFLKENDKWESISPSQSINSMTLPSKVSCVEKEEAKLSENNIVPQVTAPLVKLGKNAENGASSDERCPFLYPDLTNVNLYTTEKNVLANKEAFALVSEANCSDSYRKISGTEEGNTELQLSQEHQNKSITKTLTFATADNSIFNSHELNLKKTRLSPLHCSAQMAHYSPQKSQTRSKYFEEASLRPTASPNILRSLEVHSIADSSYSRTSRFHGIGLDSPNKRSDIHSKGEARDIAEVAIKASKDPIVSVNNIGLLSSLTRSTNRDGLPSSCGTSRFRTSGIALTTNFQHFQEESFRMASPPNDMPGYFLSPGVGLNGNIVASGKRMGDTTHLPPVNCSIQPKKKIAKHCFLCGKKTGLATSYECRCGNNFCATHRYAETHTCTYDYKNAGRRYLQESNPVVSAPKLPKI
- the ZFAND4 gene encoding AN1-type zinc finger protein 4 isoform X2: MASKKEPPFFNEDNVGSCHCKLTFYETMELFIETLTGTCFELRVSPFETVISVKAKIQRLEGIPVSQQHLIWNNVELEDDYSLNDYHISEGCTLKLILAMRGGPINTKRVPLEDPIKEIAEYMGPCRDDVWEKVPSSKHVTFLVYQEGDQLNFFRVVDRGDGTLTPLSESLSGGSVYNLYADDDEDSEISPSGQQIIENSITMNKMKLLKAKMENMNLNKKPKIKVNPHSPVVLHPSSGSLAAVHHNFLRALPHIGQSCLTPENSHSSGISQNAFSALANTGKKMSSITSDFLKENDKWESISPSQSINSMTLPSKVSCVEKEEAKLSENNIVPQVTAPLVKLGKNAENGASSDERCPFLYPDLTNVNLYTTEKNVLANKEAFALVSEANCSDSYRKISGTEEGNTELQLSQEHQNKSITKTLTFATADNSIFNSHELNLKKTRLSPLHCSAQMAHYSPQKSQTRSKYFEEASLRPTASPNILRSLEVHSIADSSYSRTSRFHGIGLDSPNKRSDIHSKGEARDIAEVAIKASKDPIVSVNNIGLLSSLTRSTNRDGLPSSCGTSRFRTSGIALTTNFQHFQEESFRMASPPNDMPGYFLSPGVGLNGNIVASGKRMGDTTHLPPVNCSIQPKKKIAKHCFLCGKKTGLATSYEYVETTSVQLIAMQRLIPVLMTTRMQEGDTCRSPILLSVLQSFPKSKHNFMAYDRQRAAAVFELHFFTVFQI
- the ZFAND4 gene encoding AN1-type zinc finger protein 4 isoform X5 translates to MASKKEPPFFNEDNVGSCHCKLTFYETMELFIETLTGTCFELRVSPFETVISVKAKIQRLEGIPVSQQHLIWNNVELEDDYSLNDYHISEGCTLKLILAMRGGPINTKRVPLEDPIKEIAEYMGPCRDDVWEKVPSSKHVTFLVYQEGDQLNFFRVVDRGDGTLTPLSESLSGGSVYNLYADDDEDSEISPSGQQIIENSITMNKMKLLKAKMENMNLNKKPKIKVNPHSPVVLHPSSGSLAAVHHNFLRALPHIGQSCLTPENSHSSGISQNAFSALANTGKKMSSITSDFLKENDKWESISPSQSINSMTLPSKVSCVEKEEAKLSENNIVPQVTAPLVKLGKNAENGASSDERCPFLYPDLTNVNLYTTEKNVLANKEAFALVSEANCSDSYRKISGTEEGNTELQLSQEHQNKSITKTLTFATADNSIFNSHELNLKKTRLSPLHCSAQMAHYSPQKSQTRSKYFEEASLRPTASPNILRSLEVHSIADSSYSRTSRFHGIGLDSPNKRSDIHSKGEARDIAEVAIKASKDPIVSVNNIGLLSSLTRSTNRDGLPSSCGTSRFRTSGIALTTNFQHFQEESFRMASPPNDMPGYFLSPGVGLNGNIVASGKRMDVETTSVQLIAMQRLIPVLMTTRMQEGDTCRSPILLSVLQSFPKSKHNFMAYDRQRAAAVFELHFFTVFQI